Genomic segment of Populus nigra chromosome 14, ddPopNigr1.1, whole genome shotgun sequence:
CACCTTGCAGAACTTGAACGGACAATTGAACTAAGTGCTTCTACACCGGCTTCAAGTTCGAATGTCGTGGTGGATAATCTGAGAGCGTATATGCAGATTATTGATGTGGCTTCGATTTTGGGCTTGGATTGTGATATATCAGATCATGCGTTCCAGTTGTTTAGAGATTGTTGTTCAGCTACTTGTTTGAGGAATCGGAGTGTCGAAGCTCTTGCTACAGCTGCTCTTGTTCAGGCTATTAGAGAAGCCCAAGAACCCAGAACCCTCCAGGTATTAAACAGTGAAACCTATGcagatgtttttaatttagagtTAACTAATTGTAATTAGCATTACTGTGTTTTTAGTGCTGCGTTAGAAAGGATAATTTCGAACCGGCTAATTTGAATTGTATATGATGCTGGCTTTgtgtaattatattttgagaatCAGGTAGGGACCCTTGTAATTGGAGAGGTAATTTTTAGAAAAGGAAGATGGacttattgctattttttgttACTTTGACTGGAAGCTGATGCATTCTTCATTGTACACGTTTATGCTTATGTTTTTACACTGATTGTCTCCTACCAAGTGAAAAGTATGACCATGTTAAGGTCAAAATGAGGGGAAATGAGGATAAGGCATAAGTTAGAGGCTTCTCTAATGAGTACCTTAGTTGTTTAATGACCGTAACGATTCGTGACTTGCTTTAAGGGTACTTTTACATGCTGGTGCCGCTGTTATTCCTGTCCTTGAGATTTAATGCTTGCCTAGTATGATAATTTGCTCCTGGGTGTTGTGTGCAAGTAGTTGCATTGGTCTTGGCATCTTTTGGCTTTGATCGTTTCTAACTTGAATGACTGGGTTATATTAACAGGAGATCTCGATTGCTGCCAATGTACCTCAAAAGGAGATTGGGAAGTACATCAAGATATTGGGAGAAGCTTTGCAACTAAGTCAACCAATTAACAGCAATTCAATTTCAGTGCATATGCCTAGATTCTGCACTCTCCTCCAACTGAACAAATCTGCCCAGGTACTTTGTTCTGTGGAAGCAGCTGACTTGTCAAGTTGGAAAAGTTAGAATGTAGTTAATAAACTTTGAGAAATTGTTTTCAAAGGATTGAAAGTGTTAAGAagatcaaatagaaaaaagaaaagaaattttgaacaGGAAAATTGTAGCCTTCTTAGGGGACAAATAGAACGCTTGAAAAACTACTgtactaaaattaatatttcactACTTTTTAATGTCAAACTGTTGCAAAGATTCCAAGTTGCTTTTGGCCCCAAAAAATGAGTTCAGTGATAATAAAACCTCGGTAGCTGTTCACTTGacacttttcaaaatttttatgttttgcaaACTGCAAGCAATTTGTATACATAAAAAGTCGATGGAGTCCTAATACCAAAAAGAAATAGTTGTTAATGGAGTCATTTACAAAATTTTTGGTTTGGCTTGATATTGTGGATAATTTGACACTTGTTTTGCTCATTGAAGTGGCTGTGTGCAAGTTTTTACCAGCTTAAAGTGTGATCACACTAAGAGTGCTAAACAAAACATTGatgcaaaaacatataaatagacTCTTTACTTCTCGAGCTTGTGAATTTTCTCTTGACCATTTGCTTTTCACTTGATCAAATTGAGCAACTAATTGATTTAACTAAAGGAACTGGCAACTCACATTGGAGAAGTTGTTATCAACAAATGCTTTTGCACCCGGCGGAATCCCATTAGCATCTCTGCAGCTGCTATATATCTGGCATGCCAACtagaagataaaagaaagacACAGGCAGAGATTTGTAAGGTGACAGGTCTCACAGAAGTCACCCTCCGTAAAGTCTACAAGGAGCTTTTGGAGAATTGGGGTGATCTGCTTCCAAAAAATTATACTCCTGCTGTCCCTCCCGAGAAGGCATTTCCCACAACTACAATTGCCTCAGGCCGATCTTCTGCACCTAAAATTGATCCAGTTGAATTAGTATCTTCATCTTCGGAAAAAGATAAACAACTAGAGAGTAAATCAAATAAGCCAAGTGAGTTGGCCAGAGGCAAAGAGGACGCTGAAAATAATGGTAATTCCTGTGGGATCCAACCTCCTCCATGGCAGAATTTCAGGCAGCCCTGGCTACAGTTTGTAACTTCTGGAGTTCGGATGGTGGGAGATACAAATCAGAACTTAGCTCGAGTGGATATCAATGAGTCGCAGCCTCGTCGTCAAGACTTTGAAGAGAAGGCAGACAAGCAGAAAATGGATAAAGATCCAACAGCTTCAGCATGGCCAAACCAGTTATCTAGTTCCCCAGCTTCAGGTGCAAGCACAATCTCCTGGCCATTTCGGTCACCAACTTTATCAGGGCCTTCTCCAATAGTACAGCCACCACCCAAGCTAACACCAGGTTATGCTGAGCTTAAAGGTATTGGCAGTCCAAATGGAGGTAAAACTGGCAATAATAGTGGAGATAACAAGTAACACAACACGAATTGGATCCTCCCTTTTCAGGTATACATTGTTGTACAGCACCAAAAGATGCAGTTACATGTTTCCCTGCTGATTAAATTCTgctgtttttattttactgttcATTTTATGTATCATAAAGCATTTCGCTTCTTTAGCATTTTCATATCAGAACAGAAATTAGTTATTCCATTAATAGTCTTATGCAATCTTCTATGGACGGACTGATTCAAGGTTGtgcaatttataatttgttgctCACATATGTGTTCCGGTATGATATGTCAGGGCTCATTCATTCTCAACTCCAACGAGCATCAAGCAACTTGCAAATAGAAATTCTTGCAAGGACCACCAAGGAAGTCAGCACTAGCATTTTGATGGACTTGCACTGCTTGAGGCACTTGAATGGATGGTGGTGACATTTGAGTAAGAATTTCAAGGGAACTGTTTGCCCCTCTAGTTTCCATGTTTTAACCAGTACTAGTAGCCCCAACAAAAGAACAGCATAGTGGCCTGCCCTTTCGAAGCCTGTGAACCTTCTCATTTATGGAATGTTAGGGATATTTAAAGGAACTTGGAGGGAGGATAACAATCTATGCTGCTTTTAAAGGCAACATGTGAAGTGATTCATGACTTGAAAAGggcaccttttattttttcttcacagCTAGATGATCATGAAACATTTTCCCGGCAGTATTTTTGCACAAGTTGGATGATGATATCTTGACCCAATATTAGTGCTTCTCGCATTCCTTAAGGCCTAAGATGCGAAAAACTAGTTGATATTGATTTACGGAGAAGACTGGAAATGCTTCATCGTGAAACTTCATTTCTTCCCGTTCCCGTCGCATTAAGTTAggaaatgtatttttaagaggTCCTCTCAGTGATATTTTGTTGGATTGTCTATGCATTGTTACGGGCTTGCATATGCCATTATTTGGTTTGTGTTGAACTTTGCTTTGTATTCAGTGAACGTATTCTTCTCTAGAATTTGCGATGTACTAGCAGCCTACCTCTGCATGTGGAAGGTTGCGAAAACTTTTGAACATGAGCTGTGTTCCTGCCTGtacaaaatctaaaactgatactgattgttttttcaatggcATCTCTTAGATGCGCTTTTCGTGTGCAATTGCAATCAGGTTTGTATTCAACTTAGGAAGGGCCTGTCACCATCATTCCCTGGGGTATTAgctatgtttttcaaaaatttaatttttttatttaaaatttatttttatatatttttagattatttttatatgttgatattaaaaataatttttttatttaaaattattttttatatattattagattattttgattcgttgatattaaaaattattttaatatatttttaaataaaaaatattttaaattataatctttGCTTTTCTCAAATGCTCCTGTAATTTTTCCATGGACGAATCATGGTCATCttaatcaattcttttttcccCCTTAACGTCAGTCCTTTGGATTTGAACATTTGAACCATTGTTATAAAACCCAAGCAGGCTAGCCTACGGGTTGATTTGAGACTTTCTTTTTATACCATTTGAACCAGCATTATAAAACCACCCCTGCAGGCTAGCGGGttgatttgagattttttctttaatgccggtttcttttttaatttgaaaattttaaccagTGTTATACAACTCAAGCAGGCCAGGCCAGCAGGTTGACATGGAACCTGGTTGGTCCAAGAAATAAACCATTCTGGATTGATATAACTATCAttttgaattgaagaaaaaacagagaaaataatGACTTGatataatcttattaaaaactACTATTctggattgaagaaaaaataaaaaaaaaattgacttgatATTGTTAAAAACTCTGGTTGACTTGCAATCAATCCAGGTAAAACCAAGTTTAaatttgctgattttttttaattaaaacaatatcattttaattctttaaaaaaaatataaaatcaacccGAGATAAATATTTGGACTTGCGATGTATACTTGGTTTTAAGAAAATGATGTGAACCCCAATTTCCAAATCAGTTCCACAAATTTTTGCACCTTGTGTTgcttttatttgagaaaaaggAGTGATTTTTTTGTGCTTTGATGGTCAAATATCTCCTTTAAACTCGTGCGAGCAGGAGTTTCGCTGACACTGTAGGCTTTGGTTCGTCTAATTGTACATTACTCTAAAGTCTAAACGTGTTTTTAACGTGCTAAAATTCGATTCTTCTAGTTTCACTATTTTTTCACCAAACGCgcccttaatttatttatttttaagaaccGAAACGACAATTCACGATGTCGTAATGCTATGGTAATCAAACTCCATGGCAACCCCGTAAAATATGTTAAACCTCAATGGCTTTTCTATGACCGACCCGATATTTACACAGAAACGGACGTGTCAAACATGTAGAGACCAAACCAGCCAGGAAACCCTCCACTCTCTTCTCGAAAACAAACACACCTACCTCCGATCTCCACCACACATTCCTCCACGTCATCAATCCTCACCCACTCCAATCTAACGGCCCACACACTCCCAATAATTCACACTAGCCCTAACCCACCCCAAACCCTCCAACCCTGGCTGAGCCCTAGCCCCAAACCCTCGAGCCTTAAACGTCTACCCTCCCTCTCttttaaccaataaaaaacCACAGGTCCACGGctgcttttaaaaacaaaaaacagaggaagaggaagagaaacAGAGAGTAGAAAATCAAGTGTTAGTCCTTTAGCTTTCTATTTCCCTTttaacaccccccccccccaaaaaaaaaaaaaaaactatatcacACAGCAAGAAAATCCTGCAGCctcagaaaaaaaatttagggtttGTAGCTACTGAATCCGCTTTTGATCTAGAATGAAATTAGTTTGAGATTAAAAGGAGATTTGGTGATTATTGTGGTTAAATTTTTGATGGATGAGATCTGGGAAAGAGCAGTGGAGACAGCATTAGAGGGGCAAACAGATAACTTAGCGGTAAGAGCCCTAACCCTAGACGGTGCTGTTAAGTGTATACAAGGAAGATTACCAGCAGCTCCaagtttatttgaaaaattcgAGAATCTTCAACACCTATCTATTGCAAGTATTGGCGTTTCAACGTTAGAGCAATTTCCTCGTCTTGGAAATctagagaaattaattttatctgaTAATAGAATCTCTGGTGGATTAGAATTTCTGGTGGAAGCTGGACTCGATTCGCTTCGGGATTTGGATTTGTCAAATAATAGGATTCAGTATATTGAAGATCTAGCACCTTTGGCTAAGTTAAGGTTGGTTTCGCTTGATTTGTACGAGTGTCCGGTTACGAGAGTCAAGGATTATCGGGCTAGGGTTTTTGGATTGATTAGTTCGTTGAAGTATTTGGATAAAATGGATGCCGAGGAGAATGAGAGACCGGAGTCtgatgatgaggaggaggaagaggaggaggaggaggaggatcctGGGAGTGGTGAGGTTGATGGGGAGGGGGAAAGGCCGTTGGGGATGAATAACGGGCATAGTGAAGTTGGGGAAGGGATTGTTGATGTGGATGAGGAAGAGGAGAGCGAGGCGGATGAGGAGGAGGCAGAGACGGGGAGAGATGGTAATGGGGTTAGACAGAATGGGTTTCGGGTTGAGGTAGTGGACAGGAGGGAGGAGGAGGGAGGGGAGGGGGAGGAGGGAGATGAGTTTGGGGAAGAGGAAattgatgaggatgatgatgatgtggtGGAAGTGCATGAGATTGGTGACGATAGTGACGAGGATGATGATGCTGTGGAgtatgaggaggaggaggaggacgaTGATGATGACAacgaagatgatgatgaagaagatgaagagggggaggaggaggaggtggataATGATGAAGGGGATCTTGGTGAGCCGGAGAGTACAGGAAGATTAACGAGTACAGAAGGGGAGATTGATGGGCATGAGCAAGGGGAGGATGATGGTGAAGAGGATGATAATGGAGAGACTGGTGAGGAGGAGCAAGTTGTTGAGGATGATGGAGAGTTTGACGATGAGGAAGATGGTGAGGAGGAGGTGAGATGCTCTGGAATCTTATGTttaccttatttatttatttgctttatatgtgTTGCATGGTAGGATTAACTGTTTGATTGCTATTGTGATAAATTTGCAGACAAGATGGAAAGGCATGACCTCTGTTGAGGGCTTAAAGCCTTATTTTATTGCATATATATGCATGAGTCGATACTTTTTGGGCTATGGCATCTTTACTATCTGTTTTTTATCTGCCTCAGGCAGAAAATATGGGTTTTGAATGTATTTGctatgatgttttattttactGCTTTTTGAATTTTGTCAGTAGTCAGGatacttttctttgttttcatggACAGCAGATTCAAAGTCCTTGCCAATATGGCGGATGGTAATCTGGAAAACATATTATAACTTGAATTTTAATGTGAGGGATTGTTTACATCAAGAGATGAATTGAGTGACATCAGGAAATTTAGATTTTTGGTTTAATGGCATGTTCACAAAATTTTTGGGGAATTCGATGATCTTTTGAGGATAAGGTCATATTTTATGATCTGAGTATTTTTAGGAAAGACTTGAGAGGAATAAAAGAAACTGTCAAATGTTTAGGAAGGAGGAGGGAAAAGGTGAAGATGGTCTTTTAGTTTGTGGTATGGTTCACCAATTATATTTTGTTGTGGCTTTCTTTTCTTGCTGATGGAAATGCTATTGCCAGGTCTTTGGTACTGATTTGGGAAGACTGTTTTACTTGGCATGTGGAATTTCTTACCCTTCCTAACTCGTTGTAGGACTGATTCGCTGGTTTGTGTTCTCTAAATGTGGTTTTTATAGCATGTGATTAgtatttcattgatgattttttttttgttaagcttGCATCCCCTGCTTTATTATGTCCTATTTGTTAGTATTAACAATGTATAGATAAAGTGTTTTACTTGATTTCTGTTAAGTGGTAAATATTAAATAGGGACTGTTCTTTTAGTTCATCTTCTGATCTGTTTTGCTCTGGTGTGTATGTGTGAGTATGCGATTGTAGATTATTTTTCTTCCAGAGCCTTTTCAGTAATTTGGAACTCGGACTAATCTTATTCAAACAACCTGAAAATGAGTCAAAATACATTTCCTTGGCATTTTCAAGTACTCGtatgatttgttgttttaaatGTGGATGCTTTTTCCAATTTCTATAATGGTAGTGATATTCTTGTATTCTGATAGAATTTCTGATTGCAATGGCAGGATGAAGACTCCGATGAAGGGTACTTGGTTCAACCAGTGGGGCAGGCAGAAGTTCATCATGATACTGGAGGCAGTGACTTGGAGCCAGGGAATGAGGAAGATGATCCTGAAGgggaggaagaagttgatgatgatgatgaattgcAGATGTTACCATCATCGTCACACCTTAAGAGGAAGAGAGATGAAGATGAGGAGGAAGAtggtgaggaggaggaggatgatgaggaggaggatgttGTTGAATATACAAAGTCATCATCGAAGAAGCACCATTAGCTCTTCTTCAATCTCCTGGGTAAAGATGTTTTGTTTGTGTCGTGAAGCATGGAAAAAAGAGGAACTTGTTAGATAGACTGGTTGTAGTCTGCTAGTGCCTAGTGATTTTGGGTATTTCCCGCGTGGACATACATATTTAGGTGAAGGAATTTATATCTTGGGTGGCATGTTGTTAGATTCAAAAGGTTGTTAGCATCGTCCCGCTTCTTCCCATTTCCTATATAGCCGTTAGTCTTTGTCAATTCAAATGACAGTTATGAAGGAGGGTTTCACCGCCCATTCTTCAGCTCCCTCCCTCCCAGGGGTCTGTTTCTAAATGGAGGGACAAAAGAGAGAAAGACTAGGTTCCCCCCCTCTGCCTGGGCCAAAGCTTGTTATAAAATTGCCTGGTAGAAACGCTTGTAGATAGACTTCCTTCTTCCCTCTCTGCTTCATTCAATCAAATGATGGGCTTTTGAAGAATTCTTTTTACTCCTTGCTACTTGTCTCCTTGTAATTGGCCAGTCATTTGCTTTTATTTATCAGCAGGTGTGGAGGCCATGTGTCCACTTGAGAGCTCAATCTCAAAGAAATCAATTCAGCATCATCTTCACCACCAGCTCTAAAATGCGCGCGCGCacacggaaaaaaaaaaaaaaaacaccttgaaTCACGTGACGTGGGACCTGGTATATTATTTGGCTAGGAGGAGCAGGTGCATCATGTGAATCTGATCAGGCGGTATTAAAGTTTTTGACACTTCCTCTTCTCTCTTGAGATTGGACTGTCATTTTGCTTGCATCAGGTGCTTCGGACACAGGTGAACCCAAACAACTAGTAGTAGAGAAAGTAATTGAGCCAGCCAACCCTAGTTTTTCTCTAGCTTTTAGCCCAGGCCAAGCCGAGGCTGAGGCTTTGAAAGACTTGACCGGCTGCGACTCCGGGCCCTCAGTGAAGAAGTGGACATGTCTCTATCTTGTTGGTTTTCCCCAAATTAACTTTGTTCAAAAATCAgagaataataaaagaatatctgggactttttttttttttaattcagtgaATGAGTTATATAATTCCCTTAAACTTCCATTAGAGCATTGACGGTCCAGATCTCTTGTGCAGTTGGCCTGATCAAAAGGGTACTTCAAACGAATGGTTCAAATCCTTTGTTGTTGACATAAATACGGATAAGGTAGCCTGAACTCAAGCCTGCCCTTATTTCTCTCAAGGAAGTTTAATTGGTAGGCCTTTTGCCGAATTtgagctgaaaaaaaaaaacaagaaacagcTCCAAATTGGACGTTAAAGATGTTGCTCTTATCACCATCGTCTGCCTCGCTATTGTCACCGCAAAGTCGCAGCTACCATGTCAACAGCAGAAGTACAAGACCGCACCGGCCACTCAAGGTTGTCAGCATGGCAAAGGAGACCACTGATGGTGGCAATGGCATCATAGAGAAAGTTGCAATAGTCGGCGGGTTAGTCTCCACCCCTGTAATCGCCTGGTCTCTCTACACCCTCAAGACAACAGGGTGTGGCCTCCCTCCTGGGCCAGGAGGTTCAATAGGAGCACTGGAAGGTGTAAGTTACCTGGTTGTTGTCGGAATTATAGGCTGGTCCTTGTACACCAAGACCAAAACTGGCTCCGGTCTGCCTACTGGACCTTTTGGGTTGTTGGGAGCTGTAGAAGGTCTGTCATACCTGTCATTGCTTGCCATTTTAGCCGTCTTTGGATTGCAATTCTTTGAGAAGGGTTCCATTCCAGGGCCTCTTCCAAGTGATCAGTGCTTTGGTTGAGGACTCCCTCTAGAGGATGACGTGGTTAATTAGGGCCACCACAATTCTATCTTTGTTCTTTCTGTGCGTGGCCATGGTTCATTGGAATTTCTGAACAATATTTTCCGGCACAGATCAGTATATTCACATGCATCTGTCTCTACCTGTGCGTTTTTAGTGACTCCTAAGTTTTTGCTATATACACGTGTTTACAAATAGTGATTTTGCTGGCTCAATTGCGACCATCACATGGTAgtattttctatctttttctcTGTATAAATAATCGTAACCTTTATAGACTGTCGAGGGGGGGAATTAAAGGTCAGCGAATTGAAGAACACCAGATCAGAGCTGACAAATCCCTAGCACGTATCGCTCTGTTCCACCATAGATGATCTTTACCTTTTCAGATATTTAGCTTAAGTGGCAAGTGATTTGGCACCATCTCTGATACATATCTACGCTGGGTTTAAATCCCAGCTAAtgttagaaagaaagaaagagaaattttCCCTGCTCAAAATTCGATCAAGAAAAGATGGACTGCTCTTCCATGGACGGCGTCCGAAATACAACCATGGTTATTGAAATCTGGGTTATGAATTATAGgagttaatcaaataaaaaaaatattattttgatatattttaaaataaaaaatattttaaaaaacaattgtaattgtatatattaataaaaaaagaattgaagggatcaaaataacattgattttaaaaaaaataattaaaaaattaacaagttttCACCGGATCAAAGATAAATCAAGGTTTTTAATGGAGTGACACTAAATCAACtcccaaaagatttttttaacctGACCCATTTTAGGTGGGTGTTTGAGTCAACCGGGTTTTGTGTTGTCCTCTTAACagttaataaaacaattttcttgTGGGTTATTATTTGAAATGCGGTTAATCcgcaattctaatttttttaaaaaaaaaataatatttttttaatatttttaaattattttaatataatgatatctaaaataatttttaatattattttaatttatttttaaataaaaattaactacaATTATTCTTCCAAATACACCATTAGTCTAAAGCAATTGAAGAATCacatgaggttttttttttcttcctcggGAACGGTTCCCATCATGTTATAGTTTAGTAAATTTCAGGCATGATATCTGATTGAAGAATCaatttttctcctcaaattaaTGGATTATGAAAATGCTATCAATTATGAAGCACctaaaagttaaaataagatattctaaaccatTAATCAATTtccttttgacttttttttgctttctttttgacAAACTGATCAATAAAATGCCATTAATTTTGGATACGAAAACGTCTCCTCTGTTTTTACTCCAAATTTAgcacttaatatttttttcagtatatttaacataattttttttaattgaaaatatattaaaatattattgatatctaaaaatcattattttaatattttttaaataaaaaataatttaaaattatttttaaaaacaagttgaaaaaaacaaacaaacaagtttttactcaaaaatatttcatctaacaatgaaagtagattttttttagcataaaaaataacaccCATTCCAAGGAGGTACTTGAATGTCGATGTTGCTTGATCATCATTATACCGTGATCGTTTCACCAGACTTtgactttttcttaaaaatattctaTTATATACTTTCTATTGTGTAATTCAATGTTCTTTGTGTTTCTGTGGGGGGGCGTAATTTATAAGTATAAATATTTAAGGTTATGTTTGgtataaaaattgattgaagttgtattttaatttttttccaagaaaTGCCTTAAGTTTTTTAGTTAAGAATAACTTCTAACTTAAtcaaaaatggattttttattttaacttttaactctTGGATTCTAACTAATTAGAGCGTGTCTGTTTTTATGGTTGCTCCTGCTTTTAAAGAAAACCATGGAAGATAGATGTTTAGTAA
This window contains:
- the LOC133673305 gene encoding plant-specific TFIIB-related protein 1, which codes for MKCPYCSATQGRCATTTTTNRCITECTSCGRVVEERQFHPHHLFNLRAQDTPLCLVTSDLPTLHHHHQNEEDPFEPTGFITSFSTWSLEPNPVSLRSSLSFSGHLAELERTIELSASTPASSSNVVVDNLRAYMQIIDVASILGLDCDISDHAFQLFRDCCSATCLRNRSVEALATAALVQAIREAQEPRTLQEISIAANVPQKEIGKYIKILGEALQLSQPINSNSISVHMPRFCTLLQLNKSAQELATHIGEVVINKCFCTRRNPISISAAAIYLACQLEDKRKTQAEICKVTGLTEVTLRKVYKELLENWGDLLPKNYTPAVPPEKAFPTTTIASGRSSAPKIDPVELVSSSSEKDKQLESKSNKPSELARGKEDAENNGNSCGIQPPPWQNFRQPWLQFVTSGVRMVGDTNQNLARVDINESQPRRQDFEEKADKQKMDKDPTASAWPNQLSSSPASGASTISWPFRSPTLSGPSPIVQPPPKLTPGYAELKGIGSPNGGKTGNNSGDNK
- the LOC133672363 gene encoding acidic leucine-rich nuclear phosphoprotein 32-related protein-like; translated protein: MDEIWERAVETALEGQTDNLAVRALTLDGAVKCIQGRLPAAPSLFEKFENLQHLSIASIGVSTLEQFPRLGNLEKLILSDNRISGGLEFLVEAGLDSLRDLDLSNNRIQYIEDLAPLAKLRLVSLDLYECPVTRVKDYRARVFGLISSLKYLDKMDAEENERPESDDEEEEEEEEEEDPGSGEVDGEGERPLGMNNGHSEVGEGIVDVDEEEESEADEEEAETGRDGNGVRQNGFRVEVVDRREEEGGEGEEGDEFGEEEIDEDDDDVVEVHEIGDDSDEDDDAVEYEEEEEDDDDDNEDDDEEDEEGEEEEVDNDEGDLGEPESTGRLTSTEGEIDGHEQGEDDGEEDDNGETGEEEQVVEDDGEFDDEEDGEEEDEDSDEGYLVQPVGQAEVHHDTGGSDLEPGNEEDDPEGEEEVDDDDELQMLPSSSHLKRKRDEDEEEDGEEEEDDEEEDVVEYTKSSSKKHH
- the LOC133672364 gene encoding uncharacterized protein LOC133672364: MLLLSPSSASLLSPQSRSYHVNSRSTRPHRPLKVVSMAKETTDGGNGIIEKVAIVGGLVSTPVIAWSLYTLKTTGCGLPPGPGGSIGALEGVSYLVVVGIIGWSLYTKTKTGSGLPTGPFGLLGAVEGLSYLSLLAILAVFGLQFFEKGSIPGPLPSDQCFG